The Streptomyces laurentii region TGGAGGGTCGCGAGGCCGCCGGGACCCAGGGGCGGGGCGGGCGAGGGGGCGTTGTCAGTGCCGGCTGCCATCATGACGGTGCGTGGCGATTCGGTGACGAAGAGCGAGAAGTAGTGGGCGACGAGATAGCCGAGGGCGATGGGCAGCAGGGAGTGGGCGAAGGAGGTGAGCGGGGTGGCGAGTTCGCGGTGGAGCAGCCGCAGGACGCCGGCGCACAGGGCGTAGAGCGCGGCGACGAGGGCGACGGCGGCGAGCAGGCCGAGCGTGGCGGTGAGGGTGCGGCCGAGGGATGAGGTCTGGAGGGTGGTGATCCAGCGGGGGTTGTCGGAGAAGCCGTCGTAGGCGGTGGAGCCGAGGAGGACGCTGACGGTGGCGACGAGGCCGGGGACGGGCGGGGTGGCGTCGAGGCCGTTGAAGGGGGAGCGCACGACGAGCCGGCCGTCGGCGCGGCGGCCGAAGGGGGAGAGCCGGGCGAGCAGGGAGGAGTAGACCTCGAAGGGGTCGGCGTGTTCGAACCAGGCGGGGCCGTGGCGGGCGGCGCCGAGGAGGCCGGTAGCCGTGTAGACGCCGAGGGCGGCGAGGAGGACGGGGGCGGTGGTGTTGTCGGGGGCGACGAGTTCGAGCCAGGCGAAGAGCAGGAGTCCGGCGGCCGCGGGCCGGATGCCGAGCCGGGGCGGGAGCGGGCGGGGCGCGCGCCGCGTGGGCAGGAGGGCGGACAGGGTGCGCAGGGGGTTGAGGAGGCGCCAGACGGGGCCGAGGAGAAGGGAGGCGGGGACGAGTCCGACCCAGAGCAGGACGTAGACGGCGCCGGGCGCGGGGTTCCGGTCCGGGTCGTCGGGGCCGAGGAGGAGGTACAGGACGACGGCGAGACCGGCGGCGGCGCCGAGCAGCCGGAGGGCGGTGCGGGTGGCGGTGGCGTCGGCGAGGCGCTGGACGGCGGCGGGCAGGGGGCGGCCCGCTTGGTCGCCGCGGAAGCGGGAGACGGACCAGAGCAGGCCGAGTGAGAGGAAGGAGACGAACAGTGCGGCGAAGGCGCCGGCGTACGCGTAGAAGGGCGAGAGGGGCAGGTCGTGCTGGGCGCCCACGCCATGGGCGAGCGGCAGGGGCGGCGGTGCCGTCAGGAGGCCGGTGACGGGGCCGGGAAGCGGGCCGGTGAGCGGGCCGGTGAGGCCGGTGAGTGCCGTCATCGGACGACCAGTTGGGTGAGGACGAGTGCGGAGGTGTGGGTCTCGACCTCGAACAGTCCGGTGCGGTCGGCGGTCAGGGTGAGGGTGGCCGTCGTGCCGGGAGAGAGGCGGAGTTCGCGGTCGTAGCCGTGGACGTGGAGGGTGTCGGCGCGGTCGCTGGTCACCTGGAGGGTGACGCGTTCGCCCTTCTTCACTTCGACGCGGGAGGGCGGTGGTTGGACGGAGGTGCCGGTGACGGTGATCGTGACGGTACGGCCGGACGGCGGGGACGGGGTCGCCGGGGTCGCGGGCGCGGGCGTGGTCGGGGCGGGGCCGGTGGCGGATGCGCCGGGATCGGACGCGCCGGTGCCGAGGCGGAGCGTGGTCTCGACGGGGCGGCCGGCGACGGCCCAGGCGGTGTGGTCGTCGGCGTAGAGCCGCACGGTGAGCGTGCGGGCGCCGGCCGGGACATGGGACCAGGGGCCGTAGGCGCGGGCGGTCTCGCGGCCGTCGAGGAGGAGACGGGCGTGGCCGCGGCCGGGCAGGGCGGCGCCGCCGGTGCTCTCGGGGGTGAAGCGGAACCTCTCCACCAAGAGGTGGACGTTCCAGCCGCCTCACTGTCGGGCCGGGCCTCGGCCCGGACGGTGGGCGCGCCCTTCCCGGGCACCTCGCGCAGGCGGTGCCCGGTGCTGTCCCGGGCGTCCAGGAGGGTGCCGGCGCCGCCGGTCGCCTCCTGGTGGCTGGTACCGGGCTTGTGGTGGGTGGTGGGGCGCCCGCCGCAGCCGGCGACGAGGGCCGCGCCGAGGGCGACGGCGAACAGCGCGGCCCCGGCGCGGGAGCGACGGCCGGCGCCCCGGGAGCGGGCCGCTCCGGTCGCGGTCCCGGCCGCCCCGGCCCGTGTCGGGGCGGCGTGCCCCTCGGCGCCCGCGAGGCGGGCCACCGTGCCATCGGCCGCTCCGGGCCGCCCGGCAGGATGCGTCGCGGCCGTACCGCTCGTGGCCGGCTCGGTGGCCGGCTCCGGTCGGCGGGGGGTCATGCGGGGCTGCCGGCGGGCTCGGGGGACGGGGCGGGGCGGCGGGCGCCGGCCACGATGACGGCCCAGAGCACCCAGACGATGCCGAGCAGTCCGCGGACCCAGGCCGGGCTGACGGGGATCCAGGGGATCATCAGGACCGCCTTGTCGAACGCGTCGAGGAGAGTGAGGACGCCGAGGACGAGTGTGGTCCAGGCGAAGACGGGGCGGCGTGGGTGACGGGTGCGCAGGGCGAGGCCGAGGCCGGTCCACCCCAGTCCCGTCAGGAGCAGGGCCACGGCGGGCAGCGGGGTCGGGGTGAGGGAGCGGGTGGAGGCGGCCACGTCGAGGGCCAGGCCGAGCAGCCCGAGCAGGGCCGCCGTGCCCGCGAGCCGGCCGCCGCGCAGCCGGCGCCACCACAGGGTGCCGCCGACCAGGGCGAGGACCGCGGCGATGCCGAGAGCGAGCTGGGTCTCGACGCGCCGGATGCCCTGGGCGCCGTACCAGTCGCAGCCCGCGGGCAGCCGGCGGGCCCGGACGTCGTAGTCGGCGCAGACGAGGAGCTGGGCGAGTTTGGCGGGTTCGCCCGCGAGGCGGCGGGTGTCGCCGGTGACGTCGCCGCGACGCGTCCCGCAGGAGGGCAGCGCGTACGGGGTGCCGGCCCCGGTGTCGGACTGCCAGCAGTTGCCGCTGCCCTGGCCGTCCCACCACACGTCGGTGCGGTTCGGGTGGGCGCGGCCGGCCTTGTCGACGCCCAGGTGGTTGCCGGCGTACCGGTTGTGGTGGGAGGTGTCGGTCTGCTTGCCCCAGGCCGATTCGCCGCGGATGAAGGCGGGGACGGCGCTGAGGAAGACGCCGGCGCGCTCGTGGCCGTAGATCCAGTTGTTCTCGTAGAGGTTCCAGTTGCCGCCTGCGGTGATGATGCCGGTGCCGGGCGGCATGGAGATCTGCGGGCAGACGACGCCCTCTTCGTAGCCGCGGTCGACGGGCGGCCGGGCGCAGGTGCCGTCGGCGACGTACCGGTAGTAGTCCTCGTTGTTGTCGTGGATCAGGTTCCGTTCGAAGCGGGCGTGGTTCTGCGGGAGGCCGGGGTGGCCGGGGAAGGCGGAGTCCATGGAGGCGCCGCCCATGTTGTGGTCGAACTCGTTGTCGTGGACGTAGACGGAGTCCCCGGCGGTGCCGCTGTAGCCGACCATGTTGTGGTGGCTGCGGCAGCCGGTGATCTCGATGGAGTGGCGGGGGACGTCGTAGCCGCGGCCGTCGTTGATGTTCGAGGCCGAGCCGGGGTAGATGCCGGAGTCGCCGTTGCCGTAGGACTCGCAGTTCTTGTAGAGCCCGTGGTCGGAGGCGAAGGTGAGGAAGCCGTACTCGTCGTTCCAGCGGGTGAGGACGTCGTCGATGACGAAGCCGTCGCTCGCGAGGACGTAGAGCGAGTTGAAGGTGGTGCGCTGGGCGGTGAAGTTACGGAAGTAGACGCCGTCGGAGGAGTCGGCGCGCAGCGCGTTGAGCTTGGCGTACCGGGCGTCGATGACGACGTCGAGCCGGGAGGCGCCGGTGCCCTCGATCTGGAGGTTCTTCTTGCCGAGGATGGCGACCAGGTTCTGGTTGTGCGGGCAGCGCCGCTGCTGCTCGTAGCTGAGGATCTGGTAGCCGAGCGCCGAGCGGGGCGCCTTGAGCGCGGCGCACGCGCCGGTGGGCGCGGGCAGCGAGGGCTCCTCCTCGTACAGCCCGGGCAGCATCGCGATGGTCATGCCGGGGCGGTCGACGGCGTCGACGGCCTGCTGGAGATGGCGGTAGCCCTGCCGGGCGCAGCGGGCGTACAGCGCGAGGTTGCGGGCCTTCAGCGGGGCCGGGAAGCCGGCGACACGGCGTTCGAAGTCGGCCCGGTCGGTCTTGCAGACGAGCAGATCGGGCTCCCCGGTGCGCGGTACGGGGACACTGCCCGAGCCGTCGGGGAAGGTGACGGGCCGCTCCTCGTGCGCCTGGGCGGCGGGAGCGGCGGTCAGGGCGGCGGCGAGCACCGCGAGCACGGCCGAGAACGCGAGAACGAACCGTCGGGTCCATGACATGGCGCGAGAGTAGAGCATTGCTCAACTTTTGGAACCCCTCGTGCACCCACCGCGTCCAAGGGCCCCGGTCACGACGCCGCCCGGCCACCCAGGCCATCCCGGCCACCCTGGCCACCGGACCGCCGCATCCCCCGGACGCGCCCGACACGCACACCGAACAGGCGGTCGTCGCCCACGACATCGCCGAGAGTCGTTGACGCGGGCGGAGTTCAATCCTACGGTCACCCATAGGATTGTTGTTGTGAGCGAGCGTCAGGACAGGAGCACACGATGCACGCGCTGAACGCGGAACAGGCGGGCAAGATCGCCGCCGCGCTGACCTACAGCACGGGATTCGGCAATGAGCACACCACCGAGGCCGTTCCCGGCGCCCTCCCCGAGGGCCGCAACTCGCCGCAGCGGGCCCCGCTCGGCCTGTACGCGGAGCAGCTGAGCGGCAGCGCCTTCACGGAGCCCCGGGCGCACAACCGGCGCTCGTGGCTGTACCGGATCCGTCCCTCCGCCGCACACCCGCCGTTCCGCCGGATCGACAACGGCACCCTGCGCGGCGGACCGTTCACCGAGACCGTGCCCGACCCCAACCGCCTGCGCTGGGACCCGCTGCCGGAGCCGGCCCCCGGTACGGACTGGCTGGCCGGCCTGTGGACGCTCGGCGGCAACGGCGACCCGGCCCAGCGCTGCGGCATGGCCGTGCACCTCTACCACGCGAACGCGCCGATGGAGCGGGTGTTCAGCGACGCCGACGGGGAGCTGCTGATCGTCCCCGAGCAGGGCGGTCTGCTGCTGCGCACCGAACTCGGTCTGCTCGCGGTCCGCCCCGGCGAGATCGCGCTGATCCCGCGCGGTGTGCGCTTCCGCGTCGAGCTCCTCGCCGCGACGGCCCGCGGGTACGTCTGCGAGAACCACGGCGCGCCGTTCCAGCTCCCCGACCTCGGCCCGATCGGCGCCAACGGCCTGGCCAACGCCCGCGACTTCCGGGCCCCCGTGGCCGCCTACGAGGACGTCGCGGGCCCGGTCGAGGTGGTCAACAAGTACTGCGGCAACCTGTGGTCCGCGACGTACGGCCACTCCCCGCTCGACGTCGTCGCCTGGCACGGCAACCACACGCCGTACGTCTACGACCTGCACCGGTTCAACGTCATCGGGACGATCTCCTACGACCACCCCGACCCGTCGATCTTCACGGTGCTGACCGCCCCGTCCGACACCGCCGGTCTCGCCGGCGTCGACTTCGTGGTCTTCGCCCCGCGGTGGCTGGTCGGCGAGGACACGTTCCGGCCCCCGTACTTCCACCGCAACGTGATGAGCGAGTACATGGGCCTGATCGAGGGCGCCTACGACGCCAAGACGGCCGGCAAGGGGGGCTTCGTGCCGGGCGGCGGCTCGCTGCACAACATGATGTCGGCGCACGGCCCCGACCGGGAGACCTTCGACAAGGCGAGTGCCGCCGAGCTGAAGCCGCAGCGGATCGACGACGGACTGGCCTTCATGTTCGAGACCCGCTGGCCGGTGCTCACGACCTCCCAGGCGGCCGAAGCCGAACACCTGCAGCAGGGCTACGACGACATATGGCAGGGTCTTGAGCGCCACTTCCGGCCGTGACCGTCGCCGTTCCCGGTGACCGGCCGGGTGGTGTCCGGTAGTCGTCGTACGGAGAGAGCCGTGACCGCCTTCGCCCCCGACTCGCTGGTCCTGAACCGGAAGCTCCCGCTCTGGTACCAGGTCTCGCAGTCGCTGCGCGCCTCCATACTGGGCCGCACCCCCGACGCCTCGCTGCGGCTGCCCACCGAGGAGCAGCTCGCCGCGCACTACGGCGTCAGTGTGCTGACCATGCGCCAGGCCCTCAAGGAACTGGAGGCGGAGGGCCTGATCAGCAGGCACCGACGGCGCGGCACCTTCATCGAGCCGGGCGCCCGGCGCTCCGCCCCGCGCCGGCTGCTGGGTTCGATCGACGCGATCGTGGCCCAGCAGTCCGGCGAGCGGACCACCGTCCTCGGGCACGGCACCGAGCCGGTGCCGGGCGAGCTCGTCGAGCACTTCCCCGGCTGCGGCGAGGTCGCCGTCTTCCGCCGGCTGCGCGCGGACGGGGAGAGCGGCGAGCCCACCAACTGGGTCGAGAACGCGGTGCTCCCGCAGATCGCGGCCGGCATCGACCCGGCCGATCTGGAGCGCTGGCCGATGACGAAGGTGCTGCGGGACGTCGTCGGCGTGAAGATCAGCCGGATCACCGACACCGTGGAGGCGCGCCTCGCCGATCCCGAGACCGCGCGGCTGCTCCAGGTGCCGCTCCTGTCGCCGATCCTCCACTACACGGGCGTGACGTACGACGACGGCGGCCGGGTCGTCGACGTGGCCCGGATCCACTACCGGGGCGACCGGTTCTCCTTCACGGTGACGGTCGAGGCCCACTGAGCCCTCCCCCGCCGTACGCGGGCGGTCAGGTGAGGGAGACCTCGGGCCGGTAGAGGTCCAGCCACAGCGCCAGGTCCAGGGTCCGTTCGAGACCGCGGCAGGAGTTCTGGGTGGCCTGCGGGGTGTCGCGGTACGCGGCCCGGCGGACCCGTTCCCGGTCGAGCAGGTCGAAGACGGGGTGGGCGGGGCGGGCGAGCAGGTCCTTGGCGTGGTTCTGGAGGGCGGTGGAGCGTCCCCGGATCGCCCGGAACAGCAGGAGGAGCGAGCTGTCCATGTCGCCGTAGCCCACCGGCAGGTCACGGGCGCGCAGCACCCTGGCCCGCAGCTCGGGATCCGCCAGGGCCTCCACGTCCAGCACGACGTCCCGGTGGTCGGTGCCGCTGTCCTCTGCCACGTCGTGCACGAACGGGGTGTCGGGGGCGGCGCGCAGCCCGTCGGGGACGAAGCTGTCGGTCAGCCCGGCGAAGTCGACGGCGAAGCTCCGTACCCGTTCGCCGTGCTCGCCCAGTTGCCGGGCGGCCAGGGCCGTCACCGCGGAGGAGTCCAGACCGCCCGACAGCAGCGTGCAGCGCGGGACGTCGGCGACCAGCTGGCGGCGCACGATGTCGTCGAGGAGGGAGCGGACGGTGGCGATGGTCGTGGCGCGGTCGTCGGGGTGCGGCCGGGTCTCAAGGCGCCAGTACACGCGCCGGCGCAGCCCCTGGCGGTCGACGGTGACGACGGTGCCCGGCTCGATCTCGTACATCCCGTCCCAGACGGCGTGTCCGGGCTTTCTGATCATCGCGAACAGCTCGCGCAGCCCGTCGATCCCCACCCGCGCGCGGGCCAGCGGGTTGGCGAGGATCGCCTTGGGCTCGGAGCCGAAGAGCACCCCGTCGGGGGTGGGGTAGTAGGAGAACGGCTTGATGCCCATCCGGTCGCGGACCATCACGAGCGCGTCGCGCCGG contains the following coding sequences:
- a CDS encoding asparagine synthase (Glutamine amidotransferases class-II (GATase) asparagine synthase_B type. Asparagine synthetase B catalyses the ATP-dependent conversion of aspartate to asparagine. This enzyme isa homodimer, with each monomer composed of a glutaminase domain and a...; cd00712;~KEGG: rha:RHA1_ro05010 asparagine synthase (glutamine-hydrolyzing); TIGRFAM: asparagine synthase (glutamine- hydrolyzing); PFAM: asparagine synthase; glutamine amidotransferase class-II;~Ligand Binding Site [chemical binding];~Molecular Tunnel;~The C-terminal domain of Asparagine Synthase B. This domain is always found associated n-terminal amidotransferase domain. Family members that contain this domain catalyse the conversion of aspartate to asparagine. Asparagine synthetase B catalyzes the...; cd01991;~asparagine synthase (glutamine-hydrolyzing); TIGR01536;~asparagine synthase [Catenulispora acidiphila DSM44928];~dimer interface [polypeptide binding];~identified by MetaGeneAnnotator; putative), whose amino-acid sequence is MRGITGWVSYERDLRTEVATVDAMTETMACRGPDDRGTWIEGPAALGHRRLAIIDLPGGRQPMTARTPDGTVVLVYSGEAYNFTELRRELTDRGHRFRTQSDTEVVLRAYLEWGEKLAERLNGMYAFALWDGRRDALVMVRDRMGIKPFSYYPTPDGVLFGSEPKAILANPLARARVGIDGLRELFAMIRKPGHAVWDGMYEIEPGTVVTVDRQGLRRRVYWRLETRPHPDDRATTIATVRSLLDDIVRRQLVADVPRCTLLSGGLDSSAVTALAARQLGEHGERVRSFAVDFAGLTDSFVPDGLRAAPDTPFVHDVAEDSGTDHRDVVLDVEALADPELRARVLRARDLPVGYGDMDSSLLLLFRAIRGRSTALQNHAKDLLARPAHPVFDLLDRERVRRAAYRDTPQATQNSCRGLERTLDLALWLDLYRPEVSLT
- a CDS encoding hypothetical protein (identified by MetaGeneAnnotator; putative;~sequence version:1), which gives rise to MTWRESRALLNFWNPSCTHRVQGPRSRRRPATQAIPATLATGPPHPPDAPDTHTEQAVVAHDIAESR
- a CDS encoding hypothetical protein (identified by MetaGeneAnnotator; putative;~predicted protein [Streptomyces sp. C]); the protein is MTALTGLTGPLTGPLPGPVTGLLTAPPPLPLAHGVGAQHDLPLSPFYAYAGAFAALFVSFLSLGLLWSVSRFRGDQAGRPLPAAVQRLADATATRTALRLLGAAAGLAVVLYLLLGPDDPDRNPAPGAVYVLLWVGLVPASLLLGPVWRLLNPLRTLSALLPTRRAPRPLPPRLGIRPAAAGLLLFAWLELVAPDNTTAPVLLAALGVYTATGLLGAARHGPAWFEHADPFEVYSSLLARLSPFGRRADGRLVVRSPFNGLDATPPVPGLVATVSVLLGSTAYDGFSDNPRWITTLQTSSLGRTLTATLGLLAAVALVAALYALCAGVLRLLHRELATPLTSFAHSLLPIALGYLVAHYFSLFVTESPRTVMMAAGTDNAPSPAPPLGPGGLATLQVVAIVTGHVLGVVAAHDRSVRLFPPARAVAGQLPLFALMIAYTLGGIGLLIA
- a CDS encoding hypothetical protein (identified by MetaGeneAnnotator; putative;~sequence version:1), whose amino-acid sequence is MERFRFTPESTGGAALPGRGHARLLLDGRETARAYGPWSHVPAGARTLTVRLYADDHTAWAVAGRPVETTLRLGTGASDPGASATGPAPTTPAPATPATPSPPSGRTVTITVTGTSVQPPPSRVEVKKGERVTLQVTSDRADTLHVHGYDRELRLSPGTTATLTLTADRTGLFEVETHTSALVLTQLVVR
- a CDS encoding hypothetical protein (identified by MetaGeneAnnotator; putative;~parallel beta-helix repeat-containing protein; TIGR03805;~predicted protein, partial [Streptomyces sp. C]) gives rise to the protein MLYSRAMSWTRRFVLAFSAVLAVLAAALTAAPAAQAHEERPVTFPDGSGSVPVPRTGEPDLLVCKTDRADFERRVAGFPAPLKARNLALYARCARQGYRHLQQAVDAVDRPGMTIAMLPGLYEEEPSLPAPTGACAALKAPRSALGYQILSYEQQRRCPHNQNLVAILGKKNLQIEGTGASRLDVVIDARYAKLNALRADSSDGVYFRNFTAQRTTFNSLYVLASDGFVIDDVLTRWNDEYGFLTFASDHGLYKNCESYGNGDSGIYPGSASNINDGRGYDVPRHSIEITGCRSHHNMVGYSGTAGDSVYVHDNEFDHNMGGASMDSAFPGHPGLPQNHARFERNLIHDNNEDYYRYVADGTCARPPVDRGYEEGVVCPQISMPPGTGIITAGGNWNLYENNWIYGHERAGVFLSAVPAFIRGESAWGKQTDTSHHNRYAGNHLGVDKAGRAHPNRTDVWWDGQGSGNCWQSDTGAGTPYALPSCGTRRGDVTGDTRRLAGEPAKLAQLLVCADYDVRARRLPAGCDWYGAQGIRRVETQLALGIAAVLALVGGTLWWRRLRGGRLAGTAALLGLLGLALDVAASTRSLTPTPLPAVALLLTGLGWTGLGLALRTRHPRRPVFAWTTLVLGVLTLLDAFDKAVLMIPWIPVSPAWVRGLLGIVWVLWAVIVAGARRPAPSPEPAGSPA
- a CDS encoding gntR-family transcriptional regulator (DNA-binding site [nucleotide binding];~GntR-family transcriptional regulator [Streptomyces clavuligerus ATCC27064];~Transcriptional regulators [Transcription]; COG2188;~UTRA domain; cl01230;~Winged helix-turn-helix (WHTH) DNA-binding domain of the GntR family of transcriptional regulators; cd07377;~identified by MetaGeneAnnotator; putative), which encodes MTAFAPDSLVLNRKLPLWYQVSQSLRASILGRTPDASLRLPTEEQLAAHYGVSVLTMRQALKELEAEGLISRHRRRGTFIEPGARRSAPRRLLGSIDAIVAQQSGERTTVLGHGTEPVPGELVEHFPGCGEVAVFRRLRADGESGEPTNWVENAVLPQIAAGIDPADLERWPMTKVLRDVVGVKISRITDTVEARLADPETARLLQVPLLSPILHYTGVTYDDGGRVVDVARIHYRGDRFSFTVTVEAH
- a CDS encoding homogentisate 1,2-dioxygenase (homogentisate 1,2-dioxygenase [Streptomyces cattleya NRRL 8057 = DSM46488];~homogentisate 1,2-dioxygenase; Provisional;~identified by MetaGeneAnnotator; putative), whose amino-acid sequence is MHALNAEQAGKIAAALTYSTGFGNEHTTEAVPGALPEGRNSPQRAPLGLYAEQLSGSAFTEPRAHNRRSWLYRIRPSAAHPPFRRIDNGTLRGGPFTETVPDPNRLRWDPLPEPAPGTDWLAGLWTLGGNGDPAQRCGMAVHLYHANAPMERVFSDADGELLIVPEQGGLLLRTELGLLAVRPGEIALIPRGVRFRVELLAATARGYVCENHGAPFQLPDLGPIGANGLANARDFRAPVAAYEDVAGPVEVVNKYCGNLWSATYGHSPLDVVAWHGNHTPYVYDLHRFNVIGTISYDHPDPSIFTVLTAPSDTAGLAGVDFVVFAPRWLVGEDTFRPPYFHRNVMSEYMGLIEGAYDAKTAGKGGFVPGGGSLHNMMSAHGPDRETFDKASAAELKPQRIDDGLAFMFETRWPVLTTSQAAEAEHLQQGYDDIWQGLERHFRP